The following proteins are co-located in the Chryseobacterium daecheongense genome:
- a CDS encoding hydrolase: protein MKPSTKLLSPENHALVLIDFEGQMAFATKSISMNELRNNVAVLCGASKIFNVPTIVTTVAEQSFSGPVFPEIEEAYPMATSGYIDRTTMNTWEDEAAYKAITGTKKQKLVLAGLWTGVCIVGPALSALEEGYDVYVITDACGDVSDEAHERAVQRMIHSGVKPMTSIQYILELQRDWARQETYGPVTDLMKKYGASYGLGIHYAHHMLNH from the coding sequence ATGAAACCATCAACCAAACTACTTTCTCCTGAAAATCATGCATTGGTATTAATTGATTTTGAAGGGCAAATGGCATTTGCAACCAAAAGTATCTCTATGAACGAACTGCGTAATAATGTAGCAGTACTGTGTGGAGCATCCAAAATATTCAATGTTCCGACTATCGTTACTACGGTTGCTGAACAAAGTTTTTCAGGTCCTGTTTTCCCGGAAATCGAAGAAGCATATCCTATGGCAACATCAGGGTATATCGACAGAACAACGATGAATACATGGGAAGATGAAGCCGCTTATAAAGCCATTACAGGAACCAAGAAGCAAAAACTGGTTCTCGCAGGATTATGGACAGGCGTTTGTATTGTGGGGCCGGCATTATCTGCACTTGAGGAAGGCTATGACGTGTATGTCATTACCGATGCCTGTGGCGATGTGAGTGATGAGGCGCATGAAAGAGCGGTACAGAGAATGATCCATTCAGGAGTAAAGCCCATGACTTCCATTCAGTATATCCTTGAACTTCAGAGAGACTGGGCACGCCAGGAAACCTATGGCCCTGTAACTGACCTGATGAAAAAATATGGTGCTTCTTACGGATTGGGAATCCACTATGCTCACCATATGCTGAATCACTAA
- a CDS encoding glycosyl transferase: MQTTAVQPHPLSHKSDSNPSSQIRIAYFIMVHHKPEIFKAMFEKIYTRDQFYLVHIDRKAKEEFTEEIQQYLVHFPNVYILESINIVAGGFSMIQAELNAMEYLLNVNAEWDYFVNLSGEDYPLKSQNIIRQFLTVNNGRNYLFYYDQKFYRPATLQRIQNHFTELTHKISSMIYKRAFMDGVTPYIGGKWFMFTRETCSFLTNNKRVMDFEDYYLHTLLPAESFFQTVLMNTVFKDIIVNDDKRASIEKSFFNRDQSQNHLIGLLKTTNQLFIRKLNHEIHQKILKYIDETYELPLTDVNEVERELKRDDRNDKWS; this comes from the coding sequence ATGCAAACCACCGCAGTACAACCGCATCCCTTATCCCACAAATCAGATAGTAACCCATCTTCTCAGATCCGAATTGCTTATTTTATCATGGTACACCACAAGCCGGAAATATTTAAGGCAATGTTCGAAAAAATCTACACCCGAGATCAGTTTTACCTGGTTCATATAGACCGGAAAGCCAAAGAAGAGTTTACCGAGGAAATCCAGCAGTATCTGGTACATTTTCCCAACGTTTATATTCTGGAAAGCATAAATATCGTAGCTGGCGGATTCAGTATGATTCAGGCAGAACTTAATGCCATGGAATACTTACTTAATGTGAACGCAGAATGGGATTATTTTGTCAACCTAAGCGGAGAAGATTATCCGCTTAAATCACAAAATATTATCCGTCAGTTTCTCACAGTAAATAATGGCAGGAACTATCTTTTTTATTATGATCAGAAGTTTTACAGACCTGCTACGCTTCAGAGGATACAGAACCACTTCACTGAACTCACCCATAAAATCTCCTCAATGATTTATAAAAGGGCATTCATGGACGGTGTTACTCCTTATATCGGCGGAAAATGGTTTATGTTCACCCGAGAAACATGTTCCTTTCTAACCAATAACAAGCGGGTAATGGATTTTGAGGATTATTATTTACATACGCTCTTACCTGCAGAATCATTTTTTCAGACTGTGCTCATGAATACGGTTTTTAAAGATATTATTGTAAATGATGATAAAAGAGCATCTATTGAAAAATCTTTTTTTAACAGGGATCAATCCCAAAATCATCTTATCGGATTATTAAAAACTACTAACCAGCTTTTTATCCGAAAGCTAAATCATGAGATCCATCAAAAGATTCTTAAATATATTGATGAAACTTACGAACTTCCATTAACTGATGTGAACGAGGTGGAAAGAGAACTAAAAAGGGATGATCGTAACGATAAATGGTCGTAA
- a CDS encoding Hsp20/alpha crystallin family protein translates to MNNLMKRNGNSNLGISNIFDDFFSRELFNWGNNNYSSTSTTVPSVNIKENGDAYEVQVAAPGMDKNDFDISLDGNLLTISSMKQDSSETKEENFTRREFSYQSFQRSFELPKNVVDQDNINAKYENGLLMLTIPKKEDAKQKPPRRIEIS, encoded by the coding sequence ATGAATAATCTAATGAAAAGAAACGGAAACAGCAATTTAGGCATTTCAAACATCTTTGATGATTTTTTTAGTCGTGAACTTTTTAACTGGGGTAATAACAATTACTCATCTACCAGTACAACCGTACCATCGGTAAATATAAAGGAAAACGGAGATGCGTATGAGGTTCAGGTTGCTGCGCCCGGAATGGATAAGAATGATTTTGATATCAGTCTTGATGGTAACCTGCTGACCATTTCATCCATGAAACAGGACAGTAGTGAAACAAAAGAAGAGAACTTCACCCGAAGAGAGTTCAGTTATCAGTCCTTCCAGCGTAGTTTTGAACTTCCGAAGAATGTTGTTGACCAGGATAACATTAACGCGAAATATGAAAACGGATTGCTTATGCTTACTATTCCTAAGAAGGAAGATGCAAAGCAGAAACCACCAAGAAGGATTGAAATATCATAA
- a CDS encoding cation:proton antiporter, with translation MLWTVCVLCMTILGLMFLLKKLKQPYLIAYIIAGVLLGPYVFRIVDKPDEIEVIGEIGILLLMFFIGMEINIPNKRSLIIKPVMAQSIKVLLSFVFAYLLGRILHLDYKSILLIAILFMFNSTAVVVDFMKRHGTLNTAFGIIILNILLLQDLLLAPVLTLLKFWSGEEFNIFNFVLPLALCIGIFLIFRKVRNLREIRISSTFLENDHDLQVFFGLFICLGFGLIAETIGLSAALGSFIAGVLVGKIQAFHWLENSLLPFKVFFISLFFVSIGLRLDINYLLSNYMLIGIGTLVVLISNSIMSSVFFRILNFSWKDSFYGGALLSQTGEFGILALSIAYKSDMVGYDLYKAGLGITCLSLLLSTFWISCGAFVKIRKSVRS, from the coding sequence ATGCTTTGGACAGTATGTGTTTTGTGTATGACAATTTTAGGTCTGATGTTTTTGCTGAAAAAACTTAAGCAGCCCTATCTTATCGCTTATATTATTGCCGGGGTATTGTTGGGACCCTATGTTTTCAGAATTGTAGATAAACCAGATGAAATAGAAGTTATTGGCGAGATCGGGATATTGTTGCTGATGTTCTTCATCGGAATGGAAATCAATATTCCGAATAAAAGAAGTCTTATTATTAAGCCTGTGATGGCGCAGAGTATTAAAGTGTTGCTGAGCTTTGTATTTGCCTATCTTCTAGGAAGGATACTTCACCTGGACTATAAAAGTATTCTCCTGATTGCCATCCTTTTCATGTTCAACAGTACAGCAGTTGTTGTCGATTTTATGAAGAGGCATGGAACATTAAATACCGCCTTTGGAATAATTATACTCAATATCCTGTTATTGCAGGACCTTCTTCTTGCTCCGGTACTGACCCTGCTGAAGTTCTGGAGTGGTGAAGAATTCAACATCTTTAACTTTGTGCTTCCTTTAGCTTTATGCATCGGTATTTTTTTAATATTCAGGAAGGTGAGAAATTTAAGGGAGATCAGAATTTCAAGTACTTTTCTTGAAAATGATCATGATCTGCAGGTTTTTTTTGGCCTTTTTATCTGTCTTGGCTTTGGTCTTATTGCGGAAACCATTGGTCTGAGTGCCGCATTGGGAAGTTTTATAGCAGGAGTTCTGGTTGGAAAAATACAGGCATTCCACTGGCTTGAAAACTCTTTGTTACCCTTCAAGGTCTTCTTTATTTCACTTTTTTTCGTATCCATTGGTCTAAGACTGGATATTAATTATCTTTTATCCAATTATATGCTGATTGGTATCGGTACTTTGGTCGTTTTAATAAGCAATAGTATTATGTCATCCGTTTTCTTTCGGATTCTGAACTTCAGTTGGAAAGACAGTTTTTATGGTGGAGCATTGCTTTCTCAGACCGGGGAATTTGGGATCCTGGCACTATCTATTGCCTATAAATCCGATATGGTAGGATATGATCTGTATAAAGCCGGATTAGGTATTACCTGTTTGTCTCTATTATTATCCACCTTTTGGATCAGTTGCGGTGCATTCGTTAAGATTCGTAAATCTGTACGCAGTTAA
- a CDS encoding MaoC family dehydratase produces the protein MENSKTHEAEFNPEDFAIVPARTFDELKVGEVFRAPSRTLTDAHASAFQTVSCDNHPIHYDVEYAKRYGHEAPVVHGLQVLAFTAPGATLLPHYFGSVFIAFLELSCHFLKEVHSGDTLYSSLEITDLTPQEDRGIVTTKVRVYNQKSELVLEGQHKYLLKR, from the coding sequence ATGGAAAACTCAAAAACTCACGAAGCGGAATTCAATCCTGAAGATTTTGCTATTGTGCCTGCCCGTACTTTCGATGAACTGAAAGTAGGTGAAGTGTTCAGGGCGCCAAGCAGAACTCTTACAGATGCACATGCTTCAGCATTTCAAACGGTTTCCTGTGATAATCATCCGATCCATTACGATGTGGAATATGCAAAAAGGTACGGTCATGAAGCTCCGGTAGTCCACGGTTTGCAGGTATTGGCTTTTACCGCACCGGGTGCAACTCTTTTGCCTCATTATTTCGGAAGTGTTTTTATTGCCTTTTTAGAATTATCATGTCATTTTTTGAAGGAGGTACATTCAGGAGATACGCTTTATTCTTCGTTGGAAATCACCGATTTAACGCCACAGGAAGACAGAGGTATAGTGACCACAAAAGTGAGAGTCTATAACCAAAAATCTGAACTCGTTTTAGAAGGGCAGCATAAATATTTACTAAAAAGATAA
- a CDS encoding helix-turn-helix domain-containing protein: MNCGLDLIGEVLYGKWKIRLLWFIYQGHLRPSELQRKIPDASRRVLNIQLKELEEHELVTKKIYAQVPPKVEYSLTDFGKTLIPVISVLGGWGDENEDRLRRVILSRMVEHDKHS; the protein is encoded by the coding sequence TTGAACTGTGGCCTTGACCTTATTGGTGAAGTCCTTTATGGCAAGTGGAAAATCCGCCTGCTATGGTTTATCTATCAGGGACATCTGCGTCCAAGTGAATTACAGCGTAAAATTCCTGATGCATCAAGGCGTGTATTAAATATTCAATTAAAAGAACTTGAAGAGCATGAACTTGTCACTAAAAAAATCTATGCTCAGGTCCCTCCCAAAGTTGAATATTCACTCACAGATTTTGGTAAGACACTAATTCCTGTAATTTCTGTATTAGGCGGTTGGGGCGACGAGAATGAAGATAGACTGAGAAGAGTGATTCTGTCAAGAATGGTAGAGCATGATAAACATTCATAG
- a CDS encoding alpha/beta hydrolase, translating into MKLKSIFGTAVLLSAVFLTNINAQNTAKSTKARAEYIEVEPNIRLHVSDLGEGKPVVLIHGYPVSDASWEYQYLPLIKAGYRVIGITLRGFGQSDKPYGKYDYDQFASDIKTVLDKLDIKDATLGGHSMGGAIALHYVAKYNSAHVSKLALFAAAAPVHTKKPDYPYPLFTKEDITKWIDLVSVDRPGLLNTIGERFVLSATSVSPGVGTWLGGIEMQSSAYAMEQALIALRDEDLRGDLPKIKIPTLIMQAKQDRIVAYALAEQMNKAIKGSKLIPFENSGHALFLEEKDKFNEELLKFLKQ; encoded by the coding sequence ATGAAACTAAAATCAATTTTTGGTACTGCCGTTCTTTTATCAGCGGTATTCCTTACCAATATTAATGCACAAAATACGGCAAAATCTACGAAAGCCAGAGCAGAATATATCGAAGTGGAACCTAATATAAGACTTCATGTTTCCGACCTTGGAGAAGGTAAGCCAGTTGTTTTAATCCACGGTTATCCGGTAAGTGATGCTTCATGGGAGTACCAGTATCTTCCTTTAATCAAAGCGGGTTATCGTGTTATAGGAATCACTCTGAGAGGATTCGGACAGTCGGATAAGCCTTATGGAAAATATGATTATGACCAGTTTGCTTCTGATATCAAAACTGTTTTGGACAAACTGGATATCAAAGATGCTACGTTGGGCGGCCATTCTATGGGCGGTGCGATTGCTTTGCATTACGTGGCGAAATACAACAGTGCCCATGTCAGTAAACTTGCATTATTCGCTGCTGCTGCGCCTGTTCATACCAAAAAACCGGATTATCCTTATCCGCTATTTACAAAAGAAGATATTACCAAATGGATAGACCTTGTAAGCGTAGACAGACCGGGATTACTGAACACTATAGGTGAAAGATTTGTTTTATCCGCAACTTCTGTTTCACCCGGTGTAGGAACCTGGCTTGGAGGGATTGAAATGCAGTCATCTGCTTATGCAATGGAGCAGGCTTTAATCGCTTTAAGAGACGAAGACCTTCGTGGAGATTTACCGAAAATCAAAATTCCAACCCTTATCATGCAGGCAAAACAGGACAGGATAGTGGCTTATGCTTTAGCAGAGCAAATGAACAAAGCTATTAAAGGATCTAAGCTTATTCCTTTTGAAAACAGCGGACATGCATTGTTCCTCGAAGAAAAAGACAAATTCAATGAAGAATTATTAAAATTTCTTAAGCAATAA
- a CDS encoding SDR family oxidoreductase yields MENQFNYNNELQGKIALVTGGTKGAGQAIAERLLQAGAKVIITARNKPEKENENLHFISADLSTAQGTQNVISEVLSTYGRLDILVNNLGSSSTPAGGFIALNDEDWESTLRANLLAPVRLDRGFLPQMIERKSGVIIHIASIQGKLPLYDSTLPYAAAKAALINYSKSLSNEVTPKGVRVLTVSPGWINTTASTAWLGEIARNANSTEEEAMQSVMDALGGIPYGRPAEPGEVAELVGFLVSPRASYLTGTEFVIDGGTVPTV; encoded by the coding sequence ATGGAAAATCAATTTAATTACAACAATGAACTTCAAGGTAAAATTGCCTTGGTAACAGGAGGAACAAAAGGGGCCGGACAAGCCATAGCAGAGAGATTGCTACAAGCCGGTGCAAAGGTTATTATTACAGCGAGAAACAAGCCTGAAAAAGAAAATGAAAACCTGCATTTTATTTCGGCCGATTTAAGTACAGCTCAAGGAACACAAAATGTCATCAGCGAAGTGCTGTCTACTTATGGCAGACTCGACATTCTTGTGAACAACCTTGGTTCTTCATCAACACCTGCGGGAGGTTTCATTGCACTAAACGATGAAGATTGGGAATCAACTCTTCGAGCCAATCTGCTTGCTCCGGTCAGACTGGACAGAGGGTTTTTACCGCAAATGATAGAGCGCAAAAGCGGTGTTATTATTCATATTGCTTCAATCCAGGGTAAACTGCCGTTGTATGATTCTACTTTGCCGTATGCAGCTGCAAAGGCAGCATTGATCAATTACAGTAAAAGTTTGTCAAATGAAGTAACCCCCAAAGGTGTCCGCGTGCTGACTGTTTCACCGGGATGGATCAATACAACGGCATCCACAGCGTGGCTGGGTGAGATTGCAAGAAATGCAAATAGTACAGAAGAAGAGGCCATGCAAAGTGTTATGGATGCATTGGGTGGAATACCTTACGGCAGACCCGCAGAACCGGGAGAAGTTGCTGAATTAGTAGGTTTCCTAGTTTCACCAAGAGCCAGCTATTTAACCGGAACTGAATTTGTAATCGATGGTGGCACAGTGCCAACAGTTTAA
- a CDS encoding YceI family protein, translating into MATKWNLDPTHSEITFKVRHMMISNVKGNFTNFDVQLEAEDDTFTNVKTVATIQTDSISTYNTDRDNHLKSADFFNVEVHPVITFEASALSNEVKGDLTINHITKPITLDVDFNGIKADPYGNTRAGFSFEGKINRKDFGLTWHAALEGGGVMVSDEVKLAGDLQFVKQQ; encoded by the coding sequence ATGGCTACAAAATGGAACCTAGACCCAACACACAGTGAAATAACTTTCAAGGTAAGACATATGATGATTTCAAATGTCAAAGGAAATTTCACCAATTTTGATGTGCAGCTTGAAGCAGAAGACGATACTTTTACCAATGTAAAAACAGTAGCAACTATTCAGACAGATTCTATATCTACATACAATACCGACAGAGACAATCACCTGAAATCGGCAGACTTTTTTAATGTTGAAGTACATCCTGTAATCACTTTTGAAGCTTCTGCATTAAGCAATGAAGTAAAGGGTGATCTTACCATTAACCACATTACAAAACCAATTACTCTTGATGTGGATTTCAACGGAATTAAAGCAGATCCATACGGAAATACAAGAGCAGGATTTTCTTTTGAAGGCAAAATCAATAGAAAAGATTTCGGACTTACCTGGCATGCTGCGCTTGAGGGCGGAGGAGTAATGGTAAGCGATGAGGTGAAACTTGCGGGCGATTTACAGTTTGTAAAACAGCAATAA
- a CDS encoding nuclear transport factor 2 family protein, protein MNLPKVITDLIEAQNNFDSIAYANCFNENAEVFDEGKTHNGKTEIEKWIDKANKDYNATMKPLDYNENENILSAEVLGDFPGSPIVLKYHFQLSDGYIQSLKVTG, encoded by the coding sequence ATGAACCTACCAAAAGTTATCACAGATTTAATCGAAGCCCAAAACAATTTTGACAGTATTGCTTATGCCAATTGTTTTAATGAAAATGCAGAAGTATTTGATGAAGGCAAAACTCATAACGGAAAAACCGAAATTGAAAAATGGATTGATAAAGCCAACAAAGATTACAATGCTACTATGAAGCCTTTAGACTATAATGAAAATGAAAATATTTTATCGGCAGAAGTTTTAGGAGACTTTCCTGGCAGCCCTATTGTTTTGAAGTATCATTTTCAATTGTCTGACGGATATATTCAATCATTGAAAGTAACCGGTTAA
- a CDS encoding cyanophycinase — MTPKGKLLIIGGKEDKDGNDPEMKEKNNDFSPYEILKLLVKSKDDRIEVITAATSEPDDAKKTYMKTFQEIGFTNFDFLHIADDHCHTDYYLKRLEAAKAVFFTGGDQNRICEYLTQSVLTDMLKKKYFEEEDFMIAGTSAGAMCIPKIVILEAINGEAILEHDIELGAGLGFIENCIVDTHFVHRARFGRLAHAIILHQNCWGIGLGEDTALLIERGSNASCFGSGSVWIMDAKDIGQTNTDNVKKGNPVYVENLKIHILTNNCTFNFNTNVFQGENSGKQ; from the coding sequence ATGACACCCAAAGGAAAATTACTAATTATAGGCGGTAAAGAAGATAAGGATGGAAATGATCCTGAAATGAAGGAAAAAAATAATGATTTTTCTCCTTATGAGATTCTTAAATTGCTTGTAAAATCTAAAGATGACCGGATAGAAGTGATCACAGCAGCCACCTCTGAACCGGATGATGCAAAGAAAACGTATATGAAAACCTTTCAAGAAATCGGATTCACAAATTTTGATTTTCTTCATATAGCCGATGATCATTGCCATACAGATTATTATTTAAAAAGATTGGAGGCTGCCAAAGCTGTATTTTTTACCGGAGGAGATCAAAACCGTATCTGTGAATATTTAACACAATCCGTTCTCACAGATATGCTAAAGAAAAAATACTTTGAAGAGGAGGATTTTATGATTGCAGGAACCAGTGCAGGAGCAATGTGTATCCCTAAAATAGTCATTCTCGAAGCCATCAACGGGGAAGCTATTCTGGAACATGATATTGAATTAGGTGCCGGGTTGGGGTTTATAGAAAATTGTATTGTCGATACACATTTTGTACATCGGGCACGTTTCGGGAGGCTTGCACACGCCATAATCTTACATCAAAATTGCTGGGGAATCGGTCTGGGGGAAGACACGGCTTTGCTTATAGAAAGAGGATCTAATGCAAGCTGTTTCGGATCGGGATCAGTGTGGATAATGGATGCGAAAGATATTGGACAAACAAATACGGATAACGTCAAAAAAGGAAATCCTGTTTATGTGGAAAATCTCAAAATTCATATTTTAACAAATAACTGCACATTTAATTTTAATACCAATGTATTTCAGGGTGAAAATTCCGGAAAACAATAG
- a CDS encoding Type 1 glutamine amidotransferase-like domain-containing protein codes for MNPKGRLIIMRGADMGIFHDAKNEVTSPDFPSEIFSFLPEEKDSRLEILTTSNSGGCANERLIKMLQAEGYSNFGIINVQHTEDFHNCYTKISEAKVVFLAGGEPEIWKMMKRSAIMELLLKRYHDEEDFTIVGIDAGAMCISRVILSEGGTGTGLGFIHNCIIDTKFQHGERCKGLVKAIIANKECLGIGLNRGMALIIDKGYKVSCLGKGTVMVVNARNIKNRRLKAGASVYAKNLQGHILTGGATLNLFSGNRIKDDLLHYNLNFINRNNIQ; via the coding sequence ATGAATCCAAAAGGTAGACTTATAATCATGAGAGGTGCTGACATGGGTATTTTCCATGATGCTAAAAATGAGGTTACATCACCAGATTTTCCGTCTGAAATTTTCAGCTTCTTGCCAGAGGAAAAGGATAGTCGTCTCGAAATCCTTACAACTTCCAATTCTGGTGGATGCGCTAACGAAAGACTAATTAAAATGCTACAAGCAGAGGGGTATAGCAACTTTGGGATAATAAATGTTCAGCATACCGAAGATTTTCACAATTGTTATACAAAGATAAGTGAAGCTAAAGTTGTTTTCTTGGCCGGTGGAGAGCCTGAAATATGGAAAATGATGAAGAGATCAGCAATAATGGAGCTTTTACTTAAGAGGTACCATGATGAGGAGGATTTTACCATTGTGGGAATAGATGCCGGGGCCATGTGCATCTCAAGGGTTATATTAAGTGAAGGAGGAACTGGTACCGGTCTTGGATTTATACATAACTGTATCATAGATACAAAGTTTCAACATGGTGAAAGATGTAAAGGTCTTGTAAAAGCAATCATAGCTAATAAGGAATGCTTAGGCATTGGTTTAAACAGAGGAATGGCATTAATTATTGACAAAGGCTACAAAGTTTCATGTTTAGGTAAAGGTACTGTAATGGTTGTCAATGCCAGAAATATAAAAAATAGAAGATTAAAAGCAGGAGCATCTGTTTATGCCAAAAATTTACAAGGACATATCCTTACAGGAGGAGCCACACTTAATTTATTTAGTGGAAATCGGATAAAGGATGATTTACTTCATTATAATTTAAATTTTATCAACAGAAATAATATTCAATAA
- a CDS encoding alpha/beta hydrolase — protein MSTLTLKDGTEIFYKDQGQGPVLMFHHGWPLSSDDWDAQVIFFLQKGYRVVTHDRRGHGRSSQNIYNHTIEQYASDAAELVEFLDLKDVVHIGHSTGGGEVIRYVNKYANGRAKKAVLISAIPPVMVKSENNPDGVPMSVFDDIREQTMNNRNQFYYDLTFPFYGYNREGASVKDGVQRNWWRQGLMGGIVAHYDGIKAFSETDLTEDLKAVDIPVLVMHGEDDQIVPIANAALKSIKLLKNGKLITYPGFPHGMPTTEHQTINKDLLEFIAE, from the coding sequence ATGAGCACATTAACATTAAAAGACGGAACAGAAATTTTTTACAAAGATCAGGGACAAGGACCTGTCTTGATGTTTCACCACGGGTGGCCATTATCATCTGATGACTGGGATGCACAGGTAATTTTCTTTTTACAGAAAGGCTACAGAGTGGTTACCCACGACAGAAGAGGCCACGGACGCTCCAGCCAGAATATCTACAATCATACTATTGAACAATACGCTTCTGATGCTGCAGAACTGGTTGAATTTTTAGATCTGAAAGATGTTGTACACATCGGGCATTCAACAGGAGGTGGAGAAGTGATCCGTTATGTTAACAAATATGCAAACGGAAGAGCTAAGAAAGCGGTTCTGATCAGTGCCATTCCGCCGGTAATGGTTAAGAGTGAAAATAATCCTGACGGTGTTCCGATGTCAGTTTTTGATGATATCAGAGAACAGACGATGAACAACAGAAACCAGTTTTATTATGATCTTACTTTCCCTTTCTATGGCTATAACAGAGAAGGAGCGAGTGTAAAGGACGGAGTTCAGAGAAACTGGTGGAGACAAGGATTGATGGGAGGAATTGTTGCTCATTATGACGGGATCAAAGCTTTTTCAGAAACAGATTTAACCGAAGATTTAAAAGCTGTGGATATTCCTGTTTTGGTGATGCATGGTGAGGATGACCAAATCGTCCCTATTGCCAATGCGGCATTAAAATCAATTAAATTACTAAAGAACGGAAAACTGATCACATATCCGGGGTTCCCTCACGGAATGCCCACTACAGAGCATCAAACCATCAATAAAGACCTTTTGGAATTTATTGCTGAATAA
- a CDS encoding Crp/Fnr family transcriptional regulator: MNINQDSFLILFSYIEAHSSSTLSSDDKKFIRELFVYKKIEKKQFFLKQGEICKYCGFIIKGAMKQYSVDDSGKENVINLYLENWWVADRESLLGSKPSIYTIEAYEDTEMLMISKEDINEMTKVPALNELTKRLDMNHGIAMQNRINNAISLSAAERYHNLFKTHPAFLQRFPQHLIASYLGITKETLSRIRKQK, from the coding sequence ATGAATATCAATCAGGACAGTTTTTTAATTCTTTTCAGTTATATCGAAGCTCACAGCTCATCCACATTAAGTTCTGATGACAAAAAATTTATACGAGAGTTATTTGTTTACAAAAAAATTGAAAAAAAACAGTTTTTTCTAAAGCAGGGAGAAATTTGCAAATACTGTGGTTTCATCATTAAGGGAGCAATGAAACAATATTCTGTGGACGACTCTGGAAAGGAAAATGTCATCAACCTTTATCTGGAAAACTGGTGGGTAGCTGATCGAGAAAGTCTATTAGGCTCAAAACCGTCCATTTATACTATTGAAGCCTATGAGGATACTGAGATGTTGATGATTTCAAAAGAAGACATTAACGAAATGACAAAAGTTCCGGCTTTAAACGAATTGACAAAACGATTGGATATGAACCACGGCATAGCGATGCAAAATCGCATCAATAATGCAATAAGCCTTTCCGCAGCAGAACGTTATCATAATCTTTTTAAAACTCATCCTGCATTTTTACAAAGATTTCCACAACATCTTATTGCATCGTATTTGGGAATTACAAAAGAAACTTTAAGCCGTATCCGTAAACAGAAATAG